The Primulina eburnea isolate SZY01 chromosome 8, ASM2296580v1, whole genome shotgun sequence genome contains a region encoding:
- the LOC140838866 gene encoding uncharacterized protein isoform X1 — protein MVLGCRFLMSRALSFAAVPAIGTGTGVTLQEIASNHPKSIAKVVLKKGKTQLFKDGNPMVYSGAVDRIIGRPPPKTGDAVLVADGTEKPIGWGVYNSVSMFCVRLMQLEDETAYDPSCVLNVDRLLETRISAAINLRELLGLPAAETNAYRLVNSEGDRLSGLIVDIFGDEAVIASSAAWVEKYKQQIKHHIGQIKNINHITWRPSIEILKEEGYDFPDPGVIDSSNPPRTVKVVENGVSYLVSLEGQKTGFYADQRENRLYIMSISEGQKVLDICCYTGGFALNAASGGALRVTGVDSSSPALEIAKENIVLNNLDPSKISFLRRDATDFMKGAISRGDSWDIVILDPPKLAPRRQVLQCATGMYRNLNCLAMQITRRGGLLMTCSCSGAVTQSGMFLRILQGAASIAGRKITIIRQAGAACDHPIDPSYPEGAYLTTVLLRVL, from the exons ATGGTGCTTGGTTGTCGGTTCTTGATGTCAAGGGCTCTATCTTTTGCGGCAGTTCCGGCAATTGGCACGGGCACCGGCGTTACTCTTCAAGAAATCGCTTCCAACCACCCTAAAA GTATTGCAAAGGTTGTGCTGAAAAAGGGAAAGACACAACTATTCAAAGATGGCAACCCTATGGTGTACAGTGGTGCCGTTGATAGGATAATTGGCAGACCACCTCCCAAAACTGGCGACGCTGTGCTGGTGGCTGATGGGACAGAAAAGCCAATTGGCTGGGGCGTATACAACTCGGTTTCCATGTTCTGCGTTCGGCTCATGCAGCTGGAGGATGAAACAGCATA TGATCCATCTTGTGTGTTGAATGTGGATAGATTGCTTGAGACAAGAATCAGTGCTGCTATTAATTTGAGGGAGCTGCTTGGGCTCCCTGCTGCCGAGACAAATGCATATCGTCTAGTCAACAGTGAAGGAGATCG GTTGTCAGGTCTTATTGTTGATATTTTTGGAGATGAAGCGGTGATTGCTTCCTCTGCTGCATGGGTTGAAAAGTACAAGCAACAAATAAAGCATCACATCGgccaaataaaaaatatcaacCATATAACCTGGAGACCGTCAATCGAGATCTTGAAGGAGGAGGGATATGATTTTCCTGATCCAGGAGTTATAGATTCATCAAATCCTCCCAGAACAGTAAAG GTTGTCGAGAATGGTGTTTCTTATCTTGTCTCGTTGGAAGGGCAGAAAACTGGCTTCTATGCTGACCAGCGTGAGAACCGTCTATACATAATGTCAATTTCAGAAGGCCAGAAAGTACTAGACATCTGCTGCTATACCGGAGGTTTTGCTCTAAATGCAGCGTCTGGTGGTGCTCTTAGAGTAACTG GTGTGGATTCATCTTCCCCTGCACTGGAAATTGCCAAGGAGAACATTGTTCTCAATAACCTTGATCCAAGTAAAATATCGTTTTTGAGGCGAGATGCTACAGATTTTATGAAAGGAGCAATCTCCAGAGGTGATTCATGGGATATAGTCATATTGGATCCACCTAAATTAGCTCCTCGAAGACAG GTATTGCAATGCGCAACTGGGATGTATAGAAATCTTAATTGCCTGGCTATGCAAATAACAAGAAGGGGTGGATTGTTGATGACCTGCTCATGTTCTGGAGCAGTGACCCAAAGTGGGATGTTTTTACGAATTCTACAG GGTGCTGCATCTATTGCTGGGCGAAAGATCACAATTATACGTCAAGCTGGTGCAGCCTGTGATCATCCCATCGATCCTTCATATCCAGAGGGGGCATATCTCACCACTGTATTGCTTAGAGTGCTGTGA
- the LOC140838866 gene encoding uncharacterized protein isoform X2, with protein sequence MVYSGAVDRIIGRPPPKTGDAVLVADGTEKPIGWGVYNSVSMFCVRLMQLEDETAYDPSCVLNVDRLLETRISAAINLRELLGLPAAETNAYRLVNSEGDRLSGLIVDIFGDEAVIASSAAWVEKYKQQIKHHIGQIKNINHITWRPSIEILKEEGYDFPDPGVIDSSNPPRTVKVVENGVSYLVSLEGQKTGFYADQRENRLYIMSISEGQKVLDICCYTGGFALNAASGGALRVTGVDSSSPALEIAKENIVLNNLDPSKISFLRRDATDFMKGAISRGDSWDIVILDPPKLAPRRQVLQCATGMYRNLNCLAMQITRRGGLLMTCSCSGAVTQSGMFLRILQGAASIAGRKITIIRQAGAACDHPIDPSYPEGAYLTTVLLRVL encoded by the exons ATGGTGTACAGTGGTGCCGTTGATAGGATAATTGGCAGACCACCTCCCAAAACTGGCGACGCTGTGCTGGTGGCTGATGGGACAGAAAAGCCAATTGGCTGGGGCGTATACAACTCGGTTTCCATGTTCTGCGTTCGGCTCATGCAGCTGGAGGATGAAACAGCATA TGATCCATCTTGTGTGTTGAATGTGGATAGATTGCTTGAGACAAGAATCAGTGCTGCTATTAATTTGAGGGAGCTGCTTGGGCTCCCTGCTGCCGAGACAAATGCATATCGTCTAGTCAACAGTGAAGGAGATCG GTTGTCAGGTCTTATTGTTGATATTTTTGGAGATGAAGCGGTGATTGCTTCCTCTGCTGCATGGGTTGAAAAGTACAAGCAACAAATAAAGCATCACATCGgccaaataaaaaatatcaacCATATAACCTGGAGACCGTCAATCGAGATCTTGAAGGAGGAGGGATATGATTTTCCTGATCCAGGAGTTATAGATTCATCAAATCCTCCCAGAACAGTAAAG GTTGTCGAGAATGGTGTTTCTTATCTTGTCTCGTTGGAAGGGCAGAAAACTGGCTTCTATGCTGACCAGCGTGAGAACCGTCTATACATAATGTCAATTTCAGAAGGCCAGAAAGTACTAGACATCTGCTGCTATACCGGAGGTTTTGCTCTAAATGCAGCGTCTGGTGGTGCTCTTAGAGTAACTG GTGTGGATTCATCTTCCCCTGCACTGGAAATTGCCAAGGAGAACATTGTTCTCAATAACCTTGATCCAAGTAAAATATCGTTTTTGAGGCGAGATGCTACAGATTTTATGAAAGGAGCAATCTCCAGAGGTGATTCATGGGATATAGTCATATTGGATCCACCTAAATTAGCTCCTCGAAGACAG GTATTGCAATGCGCAACTGGGATGTATAGAAATCTTAATTGCCTGGCTATGCAAATAACAAGAAGGGGTGGATTGTTGATGACCTGCTCATGTTCTGGAGCAGTGACCCAAAGTGGGATGTTTTTACGAATTCTACAG GGTGCTGCATCTATTGCTGGGCGAAAGATCACAATTATACGTCAAGCTGGTGCAGCCTGTGATCATCCCATCGATCCTTCATATCCAGAGGGGGCATATCTCACCACTGTATTGCTTAGAGTGCTGTGA
- the LOC140838866 gene encoding uncharacterized protein isoform X3 produces the protein MGQKSQLAGAYTTRFPCSAFGSCSWRMKHDPSCVLNVDRLLETRISAAINLRELLGLPAAETNAYRLVNSEGDRLSGLIVDIFGDEAVIASSAAWVEKYKQQIKHHIGQIKNINHITWRPSIEILKEEGYDFPDPGVIDSSNPPRTVKVVENGVSYLVSLEGQKTGFYADQRENRLYIMSISEGQKVLDICCYTGGFALNAASGGALRVTGVDSSSPALEIAKENIVLNNLDPSKISFLRRDATDFMKGAISRGDSWDIVILDPPKLAPRRQVLQCATGMYRNLNCLAMQITRRGGLLMTCSCSGAVTQSGMFLRILQGAASIAGRKITIIRQAGAACDHPIDPSYPEGAYLTTVLLRVL, from the exons ATGGGACAGAAAAGCCAATTGGCTGGGGCGTATACAACTCGGTTTCCATGTTCTGCGTTCGGCTCATGCAGCTGGAGGATGAAACA TGATCCATCTTGTGTGTTGAATGTGGATAGATTGCTTGAGACAAGAATCAGTGCTGCTATTAATTTGAGGGAGCTGCTTGGGCTCCCTGCTGCCGAGACAAATGCATATCGTCTAGTCAACAGTGAAGGAGATCG GTTGTCAGGTCTTATTGTTGATATTTTTGGAGATGAAGCGGTGATTGCTTCCTCTGCTGCATGGGTTGAAAAGTACAAGCAACAAATAAAGCATCACATCGgccaaataaaaaatatcaacCATATAACCTGGAGACCGTCAATCGAGATCTTGAAGGAGGAGGGATATGATTTTCCTGATCCAGGAGTTATAGATTCATCAAATCCTCCCAGAACAGTAAAG GTTGTCGAGAATGGTGTTTCTTATCTTGTCTCGTTGGAAGGGCAGAAAACTGGCTTCTATGCTGACCAGCGTGAGAACCGTCTATACATAATGTCAATTTCAGAAGGCCAGAAAGTACTAGACATCTGCTGCTATACCGGAGGTTTTGCTCTAAATGCAGCGTCTGGTGGTGCTCTTAGAGTAACTG GTGTGGATTCATCTTCCCCTGCACTGGAAATTGCCAAGGAGAACATTGTTCTCAATAACCTTGATCCAAGTAAAATATCGTTTTTGAGGCGAGATGCTACAGATTTTATGAAAGGAGCAATCTCCAGAGGTGATTCATGGGATATAGTCATATTGGATCCACCTAAATTAGCTCCTCGAAGACAG GTATTGCAATGCGCAACTGGGATGTATAGAAATCTTAATTGCCTGGCTATGCAAATAACAAGAAGGGGTGGATTGTTGATGACCTGCTCATGTTCTGGAGCAGTGACCCAAAGTGGGATGTTTTTACGAATTCTACAG GGTGCTGCATCTATTGCTGGGCGAAAGATCACAATTATACGTCAAGCTGGTGCAGCCTGTGATCATCCCATCGATCCTTCATATCCAGAGGGGGCATATCTCACCACTGTATTGCTTAGAGTGCTGTGA